In the Pseudonocardia sediminis genome, CCTCCCCGAACGGCCCCGGGTGCAGCCCGGCCACCGCGGGGCAGCTCAGGACGATGGCGGCGACCAGGTCCGGGTCCGGCTCGCCCGGCGAAGGCGCCGTGGTCACGCCACCCGGGCCGACGACTCGGGCCGGGCGGGCTGGTCGTCGTCGTCGGAGGGCAGGTAAACGTCGTCGACGGAGATGTTGACCTCGACGACCTGCAGACCGGTCATGCGCTCGAGGGCGGAGATGACGTTGCGGCGCACGGCCTTAGCCAGGTCGGCGATCGCGACGCCGTACTCGACGACGAGGTTGATGTCGACGGCGGCCTGCTTCTCCCCGACCTCGACCGAGATGCCCTGTGAGGCGTTCGTCGACGCGCCGGGGATGCGCTCACGGATGGCGCCGAACGCGCGCGCCGCGCCGCCACCGAGGTCGTGGACCCCGTGGACCTCACGGGTG is a window encoding:
- a CDS encoding Asp23/Gls24 family envelope stress response protein, whose translation is MSTPSASSPARPTPGPATGDAALVTSNGNTRIAEAVVSKIAGLATREVHGVHDLGGGAARAFGAIRERIPGASTNASQGISVEVGEKQAAVDINLVVEYGVAIADLAKAVRRNVISALERMTGLQVVEVNISVDDVYLPSDDDDQPARPESSARVA